The Formosa sp. Hel1_33_131 genome window below encodes:
- a CDS encoding cell division ATP-binding protein FtsE: MSNSVLKLENVSIFQNDNLILSEVNVDVKEGEFVYLIGKTGSGKSSFLKTLYGDLKLTNGTGSIVEFDLKTLKEKDIPFLRRKLGVVFQDFKLLNELTINGNLEFVLKATGWKDKALINAKIEAVLTKVNMQTKGTKFPYELSGGEQQRVAIARALLNDPKLILADEPTGNLDPQTSVEVMEVLLELNKKGHTIFMATHDYALILKYPSKTLKCEDTKVFEVVQRKN, from the coding sequence ATGTCAAATTCGGTATTAAAATTAGAGAACGTTTCCATTTTTCAAAATGACAACTTAATCTTAAGTGAGGTTAATGTGGATGTCAAAGAGGGCGAATTTGTATATTTAATTGGGAAGACAGGCTCTGGAAAGAGTAGTTTTTTAAAAACACTTTATGGAGATTTAAAATTAACTAACGGTACTGGATCTATTGTTGAATTTGATTTGAAAACTCTGAAAGAAAAAGACATTCCTTTTTTAAGACGAAAATTAGGGGTGGTATTTCAAGATTTTAAACTTCTAAACGAACTCACTATTAATGGAAATCTGGAATTTGTTTTAAAAGCAACAGGTTGGAAAGACAAAGCATTAATAAACGCCAAGATTGAAGCGGTTCTGACAAAGGTTAATATGCAGACAAAAGGCACTAAATTTCCGTATGAACTTTCGGGTGGTGAACAACAACGGGTGGCGATTGCCAGAGCGTTGTTGAACGATCCAAAGTTAATTTTAGCCGATGAACCAACGGGAAATCTCGATCCACAAACCAGTGTGGAGGTGATGGAAGTTCTTTTGGAGCTCAATAAAAAAGGACATACTATTTTTATGGCGACCCATGATTATGCTTTGATTTTGAAATACCCAAGTAAAACACTCAAATGTGAAGACACCAAAGTCTTTGAAGTTGTACAACGTAAAAACTAA
- a CDS encoding sterol desaturase family protein produces MEQLIHYFETIPSLHRSAILVGGLTFFWLLEGSLPLFKFGYNKWKHALPNLFFTFTTILINFALAFLLLNTADWVGVHNFGILNWLPEMPLWLYITLGVLLMDFVGAYLPHYTEHKVPPLWMVHLVHHSDHKVDTTTANRHHPLESLIRYVFTLAGVFIIGAPIGIVMLYQSISLVATQFSHANIKLPKKLDYLLSFVLVSPDMHKIHHHYQLPYTDANYGNIFSIWDRLLGTYIYMDRERIVYGVDTFPNETENSSLKHLLKQPFQGYRRPTTDTVDKAL; encoded by the coding sequence ATGGAGCAACTCATTCACTATTTCGAAACAATCCCTTCACTGCATCGCAGTGCGATACTCGTAGGTGGATTGACGTTTTTTTGGCTTTTAGAAGGGTCGTTGCCGCTGTTTAAGTTTGGTTATAACAAATGGAAACACGCGCTGCCAAACCTGTTTTTCACCTTTACAACCATTCTCATTAATTTCGCTTTGGCCTTTTTATTACTCAACACTGCCGATTGGGTAGGTGTTCATAATTTTGGAATTCTCAACTGGCTTCCAGAAATGCCACTTTGGTTGTACATTACTCTAGGCGTGTTGTTGATGGATTTTGTAGGCGCCTATTTACCACACTATACCGAGCATAAAGTCCCACCCCTTTGGATGGTGCATTTGGTTCACCATTCAGATCATAAAGTCGATACAACCACTGCCAACCGTCACCACCCTTTAGAAAGTTTGATTCGGTATGTGTTTACGCTTGCAGGTGTGTTTATTATTGGTGCGCCCATCGGGATTGTGATGTTGTATCAATCGATCTCTTTAGTCGCTACTCAGTTTAGCCATGCGAATATCAAACTGCCTAAAAAACTAGATTACCTATTGAGCTTTGTACTCGTTTCGCCTGATATGCATAAAATTCATCACCACTACCAACTGCCCTATACAGATGCGAATTACGGAAATATTTTTTCCATTTGGGACCGTCTTCTCGGAACCTATATCTATATGGATCGAGAACGTATTGTGTATGGAGTGGACACCTTTCCGAATGAGACCGAAAACAGCAGTTTGAAACACCTATTGAAACAACCGTTTCAAGGGTATAGAAGACCTACAACGGATACAGTAGATAAGGCGCTCTAA
- a CDS encoding tetratricopeptide repeat protein: MTSIKCLVRLVFLCFFCVGFAQQSAVYTNEAVNFQSALALYNTQQYQSAQLLFNSVELNASDTFLKSNAAYYNANCAVRLNQPNAELLVESFVKHYPSSTKRNSAFFEVANYYFENAKYSYARKWFEKVDRASISKSNMESFYFKYGYSLYATKKYKAAKSYLKKVEMSKTYGSQAKYYIGFMAYEGDDYDQATEYFKQVEQTEAYKNKLSYYQADLNFKLGKFAKAIELATAQLEKSSSKEVSELSKIIGESYFNLQKYSEAIPFLKAYKGKKGRWNHTDYYQLGYAFYKQNDYQQAINEFNKIIEGSNAIAQNAYYHLAESYVNLNKKQEALNAFRNASEMDFSPNIQEDAWLNYAKLSYDIGNPYQSTPEVLTEFLNLYPKSAFKIEVETLLIDSYISSNNFKEALELLENKSRAAHKEAYQKVAFFRALELYNKAKYSDAKELLSRSLSTAINPVFKARATYWKAETNYQLSNFNEALDGFSDFKNNTESAQLDEFKNLEYNLAYTYFKQKKYALAIKAYQSFISTQPKNLVLLSDSFLRLGDSYFVTTQYSPAIDAYQEALKLGKIELDYATFQIAVSHGYLGQISDKITGLNKVMKFKKSNLKDQALFELANTYVNQGTPEKALPYYSQLISDFSSSALVSKALLRKGLMLYNRGDTQAALQNLNKVAVNYPSTPEAFQAISSSRSIYIDLGQVDAYAAWVQTLEYVGVTDSELDDATYEAAEKQYLDNNTSKAIDLFNGYIARFPTGKQLIKAHFYLAELYYKSDLSENALPHYTFVYEQSTNEFTEVSLLKSSEIVLASNTYETALSLLSRLELEANNPQNRLYAQSNLMKTYFQLEDYDAAIRYAEFILDNSKTDAYIKSDAYIIIARAAMKTDDETKARSAYAQVKTIATGEMGAEAQYFEAYFKYVDGNNEASNESVQVLIKNFSSYKYYASKGLIIMAKNFKALDDVFQATYILENVIQNFAEFKEVAAEAQVELERIKTEAAKTNASIEVDTENEN; encoded by the coding sequence ATGACCTCTATAAAATGTTTAGTTCGACTTGTTTTTTTGTGTTTCTTTTGTGTTGGATTTGCACAACAATCGGCGGTATATACCAATGAAGCTGTCAATTTTCAATCCGCATTAGCACTCTATAACACCCAGCAATATCAATCTGCACAACTGCTTTTTAATTCTGTAGAATTAAATGCTTCGGATACTTTTTTAAAATCGAATGCCGCCTATTACAATGCCAATTGTGCCGTGCGATTGAATCAGCCAAACGCTGAATTACTCGTAGAATCTTTTGTGAAGCATTACCCTTCTAGTACCAAACGCAATTCTGCCTTTTTTGAAGTGGCTAATTATTATTTTGAAAATGCCAAATACTCTTATGCCCGTAAATGGTTTGAAAAAGTGGACCGCGCTTCCATCTCAAAATCAAATATGGAGTCGTTCTATTTTAAATATGGATACAGTTTGTATGCCACCAAAAAATATAAAGCTGCTAAATCTTACTTAAAGAAAGTTGAAATGTCTAAAACCTATGGCTCCCAAGCCAAATATTACATTGGTTTTATGGCGTATGAAGGCGATGATTACGATCAAGCGACCGAATATTTTAAGCAAGTAGAACAGACCGAAGCCTATAAAAATAAGCTATCCTATTACCAAGCCGATTTGAATTTCAAATTAGGGAAATTCGCAAAAGCCATCGAGTTGGCGACTGCACAGTTAGAAAAAAGTTCATCAAAAGAAGTGTCAGAACTTTCTAAAATTATTGGTGAAAGTTATTTCAACCTTCAAAAATATTCCGAAGCCATTCCCTTTTTAAAAGCTTATAAAGGAAAAAAAGGCCGTTGGAATCATACCGATTATTACCAATTGGGCTATGCGTTTTATAAACAAAACGATTATCAACAAGCGATTAATGAATTTAATAAAATCATAGAAGGCTCCAATGCCATTGCACAAAATGCCTATTATCATTTAGCGGAAAGTTATGTCAATCTAAACAAAAAACAAGAAGCTTTGAATGCGTTCCGGAATGCCTCTGAAATGGATTTCAGTCCCAACATTCAAGAAGATGCTTGGCTGAATTATGCCAAACTCAGTTATGATATTGGCAATCCGTATCAGTCCACTCCTGAAGTTCTTACCGAATTTTTGAACCTTTATCCAAAATCAGCTTTTAAAATTGAGGTGGAAACTTTATTGATTGACTCCTATATAAGTTCCAATAATTTTAAAGAAGCACTTGAGTTATTAGAAAACAAATCGCGTGCAGCTCATAAAGAAGCCTACCAAAAAGTTGCTTTTTTTAGAGCTTTAGAATTGTATAACAAAGCCAAATACTCTGATGCTAAGGAGCTGTTGAGTCGTTCGTTGTCAACTGCTATAAACCCAGTGTTTAAAGCAAGAGCCACCTATTGGAAAGCCGAAACAAACTATCAATTGTCAAATTTCAACGAAGCATTGGATGGATTTTCGGACTTTAAAAACAATACTGAAAGTGCCCAACTTGATGAGTTTAAGAATTTAGAATACAATCTAGCTTATACCTATTTTAAACAAAAAAAATATGCATTAGCCATCAAAGCCTATCAGTCTTTTATCTCAACACAACCTAAAAACTTGGTTTTATTAAGTGATTCATTTTTGAGATTGGGCGATTCTTATTTTGTAACCACCCAATACAGTCCTGCGATTGATGCGTATCAAGAAGCGTTAAAACTTGGTAAAATTGAATTGGATTATGCCACTTTCCAAATAGCCGTTAGTCATGGGTATCTAGGTCAGATATCAGATAAAATCACAGGTCTAAATAAAGTGATGAAATTTAAAAAATCGAACTTAAAAGATCAAGCCCTGTTTGAATTGGCAAACACCTATGTCAATCAAGGAACTCCAGAGAAAGCTCTTCCATATTACAGTCAATTAATCAGTGATTTTTCGTCGAGTGCATTGGTGTCCAAAGCCTTGTTACGAAAAGGGTTGATGTTGTACAACAGAGGGGATACACAAGCAGCACTTCAAAACTTAAACAAGGTAGCCGTCAACTATCCATCCACACCCGAAGCGTTTCAAGCCATCAGTTCTTCGCGCTCTATTTATATTGATTTAGGTCAAGTAGATGCTTATGCCGCATGGGTTCAAACCTTAGAATATGTTGGGGTCACGGATAGCGAATTGGACGATGCCACGTACGAAGCTGCCGAAAAACAATACTTAGATAATAACACTTCGAAAGCCATCGATTTGTTTAACGGCTATATTGCGCGTTTCCCAACAGGAAAGCAACTCATAAAAGCTCATTTTTATCTCGCAGAATTGTATTATAAGAGTGATTTGTCTGAGAACGCACTACCACATTATACGTTTGTTTATGAACAATCCACGAATGAATTTACAGAAGTCTCTTTGTTAAAGTCATCTGAAATCGTATTGGCATCCAACACATACGAAACCGCATTATCTTTATTATCGCGATTAGAATTGGAAGCCAATAATCCTCAAAATAGGCTGTATGCACAGTCCAACTTAATGAAAACCTATTTTCAATTAGAAGATTACGATGCTGCCATTCGTTATGCTGAATTTATTCTCGATAATTCTAAAACAGATGCCTATATAAAAAGTGATGCCTACATTATCATTGCGCGTGCTGCTATGAAAACCGATGATGAAACCAAAGCACGTTCAGCCTATGCGCAGGTAAAAACCATTGCCACGGGGGAGATGGGGGCAGAAGCACAGTATTTTGAAGCCTACTTTAAGTATGTGGATGGAAACAATGAAGCTTCTAATGAGAGCGTTCAAGTATTGATTAAAAATTTCTCTAGCTATAAATATTATGCCTCCAAAGGGCTGATTATTATGGCCAAGAATTTCAAGGCACTAGACGATGTATTTCAAGCTACCTATATCTTAGAAAATGTGATTCAAAATTTTGCAGAATTTAAGGAGGTCGCTGCTGAAGCCCAAGTCGAATTGGAACGCATCAAAACAGAAGCCGCTAAAACAAATGCATCTATTGAAGTAGATACTGAAAATGAAAACTAA
- a CDS encoding TonB-dependent receptor → MTIRLKKHLSLVSVLMVMFHANHLKAQTPQSRSQDTIDTQVVNIVKPYTPKISDAFKLKQTPRMGVSDTPQKSVKYTIFSIPVASTFTPAKGTSVRLDKLKKEKLFQNYASLGYGNYGTILGNLHLNHRLGRGERIGGYIEHHSSQGGIDGLQFEDGFSNSSAQINYVKSLKAFVWNTDAAFQRQAVNWYGLPFETTLALDPKQVYSTIELGSNVQFTKGVLRSGDIHLRRFSDAYDSQEYHLTGETNFQFDVLDSPINSSIKVDYLKGSFAKNYNGLDTQNYGNIQISVAPSYQYVQDDLTVLVGFKAYYLMDSEQNKNDFYIYPNVEASYAVVNSIVVAYAGIKGDLYQNTYYDFAQINPFVSPTLDIRPSSTPYKVFVGTKGKLSQSIGYDVKGSFAREQNKALFRTHSIQNFSAPNNYNQGNSFGVVYDDVDVINISGALEIDMGQKLNVRLKGDLYKYTSDAEPTAWNLPEFEASLFLDYQLSDKLSMAANLFYWGSRQDTTNFEGLFIPEPITPNVTLDAFLDANFQVSYEITNQFGAFVKVNNIANNSYNRWNHYPVQGFQILGGVSYKFDF, encoded by the coding sequence ATGACTATTAGATTAAAAAAACACCTGAGTTTAGTATCCGTTTTGATGGTGATGTTTCATGCAAATCATTTAAAAGCGCAAACCCCACAGTCTCGTTCTCAAGATACGATTGACACACAAGTGGTCAACATAGTAAAGCCTTACACCCCAAAAATATCGGATGCTTTTAAGCTGAAGCAAACCCCACGTATGGGTGTTTCTGACACCCCTCAAAAATCGGTGAAGTACACTATTTTTTCTATCCCTGTTGCTTCTACTTTTACACCAGCTAAAGGCACTTCAGTCAGATTAGATAAACTAAAAAAAGAAAAATTATTTCAAAACTATGCCTCTTTAGGCTATGGAAATTATGGAACAATTTTAGGAAACTTACACCTCAATCACCGCCTCGGTCGTGGAGAACGCATTGGTGGTTATATAGAACACCACTCCTCGCAAGGAGGTATTGATGGATTACAATTTGAAGATGGTTTTTCAAACAGCAGTGCTCAAATTAATTATGTCAAAAGTTTAAAGGCTTTTGTTTGGAACACGGATGCAGCCTTTCAACGGCAAGCCGTAAATTGGTATGGACTTCCATTTGAAACAACATTAGCTCTTGATCCAAAACAAGTCTATTCGACCATAGAATTGGGCAGCAATGTGCAGTTTACTAAGGGCGTTCTTCGCAGTGGAGACATTCACTTACGTCGATTTTCAGATGCTTATGACTCGCAAGAATACCATCTTACAGGCGAAACGAATTTTCAATTTGATGTGCTTGACAGTCCAATTAATTCTAGTATCAAAGTGGATTATTTAAAAGGAAGTTTTGCTAAAAACTATAATGGATTAGACACGCAAAATTATGGGAATATTCAAATTTCAGTAGCGCCTAGCTATCAATACGTACAAGATGATCTCACCGTTTTAGTAGGATTTAAAGCCTATTATTTGATGGATTCTGAACAAAATAAAAACGATTTTTATATCTATCCCAATGTAGAAGCCAGTTATGCTGTTGTCAATTCAATTGTAGTGGCTTACGCTGGAATTAAAGGCGATTTATATCAAAACACCTATTACGATTTTGCTCAAATAAATCCATTTGTGTCGCCAACTTTAGACATTCGTCCAAGTTCAACCCCTTATAAAGTGTTTGTGGGTACCAAAGGAAAACTCTCTCAAAGCATTGGATATGATGTAAAAGGAAGCTTCGCTCGTGAACAAAACAAAGCTCTTTTTAGAACGCATTCCATTCAAAATTTTTCAGCACCTAATAATTACAATCAAGGAAATTCGTTTGGAGTTGTGTATGATGATGTCGATGTGATTAATATTTCAGGTGCCTTAGAAATTGATATGGGTCAAAAACTAAACGTCCGTCTGAAAGGCGATCTTTATAAATATACCAGTGATGCAGAACCCACCGCTTGGAACTTACCAGAATTTGAAGCCTCTCTATTCTTAGACTATCAGCTTTCTGATAAATTATCAATGGCTGCCAATCTATTTTATTGGGGATCAAGACAAGACACCACTAACTTTGAAGGGCTGTTCATTCCTGAGCCGATTACTCCCAACGTCACTCTCGACGCTTTTTTAGATGCTAATTTTCAGGTTTCCTATGAAATCACCAACCAATTTGGAGCCTTCGTAAAAGTCAATAATATAGCGAATAACAGCTACAACCGTTGGAACCATTATCCGGTTCAAGGATTTCAGATTTTAGGAGGCGTGAGTTATAAATTTGATTTTTAA
- a CDS encoding YkgJ family cysteine cluster protein has translation MQDQLQSLPKKVQENKKAHRNFFIKLRKKTPKNLDAIMEKLHEDEFKKSDCLQCANCCKTTSPIFTKKDIERISKSFRIKTRQFIDTYLNVDDDQDYVLKSSPCTFLAEDNSCNIYEVRPKACQEYPHTNRKNFEKISDLTLQNVAICPATFNIVEALRAKLK, from the coding sequence ATGCAAGACCAATTACAATCCCTTCCAAAAAAAGTCCAAGAAAACAAAAAGGCACATCGCAACTTTTTTATCAAGCTCAGAAAAAAAACGCCTAAAAATCTCGATGCCATCATGGAGAAATTGCACGAGGATGAGTTTAAAAAATCAGATTGCCTCCAATGTGCCAACTGTTGCAAAACGACCAGTCCAATTTTTACCAAAAAAGATATTGAGCGCATATCAAAGTCCTTCCGAATCAAAACACGTCAATTTATAGATACCTATCTGAATGTTGATGACGACCAAGACTATGTTTTAAAATCATCTCCTTGTACGTTTTTAGCAGAGGACAACTCCTGCAATATTTATGAGGTGCGCCCCAAGGCCTGTCAAGAATATCCACATACGAATCGGAAAAATTTTGAGAAAATTTCAGACCTCACACTTCAGAATGTTGCGATTTGTCCCGCGACATTTAATATCGTTGAAGCCTTAAGAGCTAAATTAAAATAA
- a CDS encoding alanine/glycine:cation symporter family protein has protein sequence MEQLTQLTADFSSAVWGLPLLILLIGGGLYLLIRSRFETFRLIGHAFQVLSGRYDDPNDLGQISHFQALTTALSSTIGMGNIAGVAVAISIGGPGAIFWMWVSAIVGMSTKFFTSTLAIMFRGKDSAGVLQGGPMYFIMEGLGKSWKPLAIMFSICGLVGALPVFNVNQLTQAINDILLTPNGVEVGLTSNLTIGLVLVSLTAVVILGGIGRISKIASKMVPSMVLLYFVAVLIILTVNIEVVPKYLAMIFTDAFAADNFKGDSFFGGLVGGLILLGVKRGAFSNEAGIGTAPLAHGAAKTNEPVREGLVAMLGPAIDTLLVCTLTALAILVTGVWETSSDNGVSLTAAAFGNAMPGYGKYLLLVCIAVFSISSLFSFSYYGTKCLSFLIGADKKHYYNYFYIASILFGATASLDMMINLIDGAFALMAIPTMLSTIILAPKVVKELKAYKRRLKKGEFN, from the coding sequence ATGGAACAACTCACACAACTGACGGCGGATTTTTCGAGTGCCGTATGGGGATTGCCTTTACTGATTCTTCTTATTGGTGGCGGATTGTATTTACTCATTCGTTCAAGATTTGAAACATTTCGACTTATTGGTCATGCGTTTCAAGTGCTAAGCGGCAGATACGACGATCCAAACGACCTTGGGCAAATCAGTCATTTCCAAGCCTTAACAACTGCTTTGTCTTCCACTATTGGTATGGGGAATATTGCAGGAGTTGCAGTTGCTATTTCCATTGGTGGGCCCGGTGCTATTTTTTGGATGTGGGTGAGTGCAATCGTTGGTATGTCCACAAAGTTTTTCACGTCCACCTTGGCAATTATGTTTAGAGGAAAAGACAGTGCAGGTGTATTGCAAGGAGGTCCCATGTATTTTATTATGGAAGGCTTAGGAAAATCGTGGAAACCTTTGGCCATCATGTTCAGTATTTGTGGGTTGGTAGGCGCGTTACCCGTATTTAATGTGAATCAATTGACGCAGGCGATCAATGATATTTTGTTAACACCAAATGGCGTTGAAGTAGGGCTTACATCTAATTTAACAATCGGATTGGTATTGGTGAGTTTGACCGCGGTTGTCATTCTTGGTGGTATCGGGCGCATCAGTAAAATAGCTTCTAAAATGGTGCCTTCTATGGTGTTGTTGTATTTTGTTGCCGTACTGATTATCTTAACAGTAAATATAGAAGTCGTTCCTAAATATTTAGCCATGATTTTCACCGATGCATTTGCTGCGGACAACTTTAAAGGTGATTCCTTTTTTGGTGGCCTTGTTGGCGGATTGATATTATTAGGCGTGAAGCGTGGTGCTTTTTCAAACGAAGCCGGTATTGGAACGGCTCCTTTAGCACATGGTGCTGCCAAAACCAATGAACCCGTTCGTGAAGGATTGGTAGCCATGTTAGGCCCCGCCATAGATACCTTATTGGTATGTACTTTGACGGCCTTAGCGATTTTAGTCACTGGTGTATGGGAAACGTCTTCCGATAATGGAGTCAGTTTAACCGCCGCCGCTTTTGGAAATGCCATGCCAGGTTATGGAAAATATTTGTTATTAGTGTGTATAGCGGTGTTTAGTATCTCCTCTTTATTTTCATTCTCTTATTACGGAACTAAATGTTTGTCATTTTTAATTGGTGCCGATAAAAAACATTACTATAATTATTTCTACATTGCGAGTATCCTCTTTGGGGCAACGGCTTCCTTAGATATGATGATCAACCTGATTGATGGAGCCTTTGCTCTCATGGCGATTCCAACCATGTTGTCCACGATTATTCTAGCACCAAAAGTGGTCAAAGAATTGAAAGCGTATAAGAGGCGTTTGAAAAAGGGGGAGTTTAATTAA
- a CDS encoding glycosyltransferase family 2 protein yields the protein MLSILIPTYNYNIEALVAELHAQSTACKIDFEILCYDDGSTNLEIIAANKSIDELKNTTYKVLDSNIGRSAIRNLLAKEANYDLLLFLDADVIPVKDEFISNYITAFTESTQLIFGGVNYQDKKPNNEEMLRWVFGRKREVVPLNERKKSVYLSFLSCNFLIKKDIFNSVNFNEEISLDAHEDLLFSFNLKENDIAISHINNPIYHLGLESSEIYLKKSLKGVKASLSLAKNNLIHIEYTRIIRTFHNCKKIGVNFLLALLFPVFKNSFETNLLSKKPSLFIFDLYKLSYLCYISKNE from the coding sequence ATGCTCTCTATACTTATTCCAACATATAATTACAATATTGAGGCCTTGGTAGCCGAACTCCACGCCCAATCCACAGCTTGTAAAATCGATTTTGAGATTCTTTGCTATGATGATGGTTCCACAAACCTTGAGATCATCGCTGCTAATAAGTCCATAGATGAATTGAAAAATACGACCTATAAAGTTTTAGATTCTAATATTGGGAGAAGTGCGATTCGAAACCTATTGGCAAAAGAAGCGAACTATGATTTATTATTATTTTTAGACGCCGATGTGATTCCTGTGAAAGATGAATTTATCTCGAATTATATCACTGCATTTACAGAATCGACACAATTAATATTTGGAGGGGTCAATTACCAAGACAAAAAGCCAAACAATGAAGAAATGCTTCGCTGGGTTTTTGGAAGAAAACGTGAAGTTGTTCCTTTAAACGAAAGGAAAAAATCGGTTTACTTGAGTTTTCTTTCCTGCAATTTTTTAATTAAAAAAGACATCTTTAATAGCGTGAATTTTAATGAAGAAATCTCACTTGATGCTCATGAAGATCTACTATTCTCTTTTAACTTAAAAGAAAATGATATCGCCATTTCTCATATTAACAATCCCATTTATCACCTTGGTTTAGAGAGTAGTGAAATCTATTTGAAAAAATCATTGAAAGGCGTAAAAGCCTCTCTTAGTTTGGCGAAAAATAATTTGATACATATAGAATATACACGTATTATTCGAACGTTTCATAACTGCAAAAAAATTGGAGTTAACTTTTTACTTGCATTGTTGTTCCCTGTTTTTAAAAATTCATTTGAAACAAATTTATTATCCAAAAAACCATCGTTGTTCATTTTTGATTTATACAAACTAAGCTACCTTTGTTATATCAGTAAAAACGAATAA
- a CDS encoding glycosyltransferase family 2 protein, whose protein sequence is MASISVIIPLFNKEHFIKKTLLSVLNQTFSDFEVFLINDGCTDGSLDIVNSFDDERIKLYTTENKGVSHARNYGVSKSTSDLIAFLDADDLWESNHLENLYSLYTNFPSCGLYATAYYKRFFNGKKMNAHFNGVSTDHFGVIDDYFLASTMDSIAWTSAVLIPKKTLREIGGFDEDMRSGQDTDLWIRIALKEAVAFSAVPSAHKIILDPQYHLSYSSNRIDRMKLFENFKDEDTSNTSFKKYMDLNRFSVAIERKVAGDFGSYTHLKNEIDPLNLNYSQCFLLNTPSVIVGILKQLQNALLRCNIYLSPFKKW, encoded by the coding sequence ATGGCATCCATATCCGTAATCATTCCGTTATTTAATAAAGAACACTTTATTAAGAAAACACTTTTAAGCGTTCTGAATCAGACGTTTTCGGATTTTGAGGTCTTCTTAATTAATGATGGTTGTACTGATGGCAGTCTTGACATCGTAAATTCTTTTGATGACGAGCGTATCAAACTTTACACGACTGAAAATAAAGGGGTGTCTCATGCAAGAAATTATGGTGTTTCTAAATCAACTTCAGATTTAATCGCATTTTTAGATGCCGATGATTTGTGGGAATCCAACCATTTAGAAAACTTATACAGCTTATACACGAACTTCCCTAGTTGTGGATTATACGCCACAGCCTATTACAAACGATTCTTTAATGGCAAAAAAATGAATGCCCATTTTAATGGGGTATCCACGGATCATTTTGGAGTGATCGACGATTATTTCTTAGCTTCCACCATGGATAGTATTGCGTGGACTTCTGCTGTTTTAATTCCCAAAAAAACGTTACGTGAAATTGGAGGGTTTGATGAAGATATGCGCTCAGGACAAGATACCGATTTATGGATTCGTATTGCACTCAAAGAAGCTGTTGCATTCTCTGCTGTTCCCAGTGCACATAAAATTATTTTAGACCCTCAATATCATTTGTCGTACTCGTCCAATCGCATCGATCGCATGAAATTATTTGAGAATTTTAAAGATGAGGACACTTCCAATACATCCTTTAAAAAATACATGGATTTGAATCGATTCTCAGTGGCTATTGAAAGAAAAGTTGCGGGTGATTTTGGTAGTTATACGCACTTAAAAAATGAGATTGATCCTTTGAATCTTAATTACAGTCAATGCTTTTTATTGAATACACCTTCCGTTATTGTTGGTATTCTTAAACAGTTACAAAACGCTTTATTACGTTGTAATATCTATCTATCGCCGTTTAAAAAATGGTGA
- a CDS encoding class I SAM-dependent methyltransferase produces the protein MNDVFGTAILDYQEGNHTEDLITSTSISEEDSLPLPYLFRDFPEMPALEKTALKLSKGSVLDVGCGAGSHSLYLTSKGLDVKSIDISEGAIKACQLRGLKNAQVLDVMNETASFDTLILLMNGSGIFQSLAHTPLVLSHLKTLLKPGGQILIDSSDIKYMYQDEDGGYWMDTNKDYYGELDYTVRYKGEEATFSWMYLDFEHLKIACNQAGLTCELVEEGPHFDFLAKLTVN, from the coding sequence ATGAACGATGTTTTTGGAACTGCCATTTTGGATTATCAAGAAGGAAACCACACAGAAGACCTCATCACTTCGACGAGTATTTCGGAAGAAGACAGCTTACCACTCCCCTATTTATTTAGAGATTTCCCCGAGATGCCTGCCTTGGAAAAAACAGCTTTAAAGCTGTCTAAAGGAAGTGTTTTGGACGTGGGCTGTGGCGCAGGAAGTCACAGTCTCTATTTAACATCCAAAGGGCTGGACGTGAAATCCATCGATATTTCTGAAGGGGCCATCAAAGCCTGTCAATTGAGAGGGTTAAAAAATGCTCAGGTTTTAGATGTTATGAATGAAACCGCGTCTTTTGATACCTTGATTTTACTGATGAATGGTTCTGGGATATTTCAATCCTTGGCACATACGCCTTTGGTGTTGAGCCATCTTAAAACACTTCTCAAACCGGGAGGTCAAATTCTAATTGATTCTTCGGATATAAAATATATGTATCAAGATGAAGATGGTGGGTATTGGATGGATACCAATAAAGATTATTATGGCGAACTGGATTATACAGTGCGCTATAAAGGAGAAGAAGCCACCTTTAGCTGGATGTATCTCGATTTTGAACATCTAAAAATAGCCTGCAATCAGGCGGGACTCACATGTGAATTGGTTGAAGAAGGCCCTCATTTTGATTTCCTCGCGAAACTTACGGTCAATTAA